The following coding sequences lie in one Sinorhizobium fredii USDA 257 genomic window:
- the rbsK gene encoding ribokinase, with the protein MKTGVSILGIFVADTAYLASRMPRIGETITGSGFSVGPGGKGSNQAVAAARAGSQVSFISRLGRDTFGEMALKTYAEAGVTPKILQMDNLPTGAAFIYVNDENGENAIIVYPGAAGSIDVQDVEAARETIENSRVFVTQLEQPAAAAENALGIAHAAGVTTVFNPAPAEPFPESIYPLCDYIVPNETEAAALVGFALPTPDDARRAGDVLLKKGAKTALITLGERGVLYHTDSQSVLVPAVASGPVIDTTGAGDAFVGGFSAALARGLSPVEAVRFGCATAGIAVTRRGTAPAMPKLEEIEALLARGAAA; encoded by the coding sequence ATGAAGACAGGCGTTTCGATCCTCGGGATCTTCGTGGCGGATACGGCCTATCTGGCGTCCCGCATGCCGCGGATCGGAGAGACGATCACCGGCAGCGGCTTCTCCGTCGGACCCGGCGGCAAGGGCTCGAACCAGGCGGTGGCGGCGGCGCGGGCCGGCAGCCAGGTCTCGTTCATCTCGAGGCTCGGGCGCGACACGTTCGGCGAGATGGCGCTGAAAACCTATGCCGAGGCGGGCGTGACGCCGAAGATCCTCCAGATGGACAATCTGCCGACCGGTGCGGCCTTTATCTATGTCAACGACGAGAACGGCGAGAATGCCATCATCGTCTATCCAGGCGCTGCCGGCTCGATCGATGTCCAAGATGTGGAAGCCGCCCGTGAAACGATCGAGAATTCGCGCGTCTTCGTGACCCAGCTCGAACAGCCGGCGGCCGCCGCCGAAAATGCGCTTGGGATCGCCCATGCGGCAGGCGTCACGACCGTGTTCAACCCGGCGCCGGCCGAACCCTTTCCGGAAAGCATCTATCCGCTCTGCGACTACATCGTCCCGAACGAAACGGAAGCGGCAGCGCTTGTCGGCTTTGCGCTGCCGACGCCCGACGATGCCCGTCGCGCCGGGGACGTGCTTTTGAAAAAGGGTGCGAAGACGGCGCTGATCACGCTTGGCGAGCGTGGCGTGCTCTACCACACCGACAGTCAGTCGGTGCTCGTTCCCGCAGTCGCCAGCGGTCCGGTGATCGACACCACCGGTGCGGGGGACGCTTTCGTCGGCGGCTTTTCGGCCGCGCTGGCCCGAGGGCTCTCGCCAGTCGAGGCGGTGCGGTTCGGCTGCGCGACGGCCGGCATCGCGGTCACGCGCCGCGGAACGGCCCCGGCAATGCCGAAGCTTGAGGAAATCGAGGCGCTGCTCGCACGGGGAGCCGCGGCATGA